In Ensifer adhaerens, a genomic segment contains:
- a CDS encoding 2-(1,2-epoxy-1,2-dihydrophenyl)acetyl-CoA isomerase: protein MTSESPVLTRKEDGFIVITLNRPDKLNSFTKAMHVALREAFGQAANDTACRAIVLTGAGRGFCAGQDLQERSFENGPPDLGASLSENYNPLVMAIRTAEKPVICAVNGVAAGAGANVALACDIVVAARSAKFIQSFSKIGLVPDAGGSWFLPKLIGEARARALAILAEPVSAEQAVEWGMIWKAVDDAELMPTAEAMARDLANHPTRSFALMKKAFLASSENSLEDQLALEADLQREAGRTEDFRAGVEAFRAGTKPVFRGR, encoded by the coding sequence ATGACGAGCGAAAGCCCTGTTCTGACCCGGAAGGAAGACGGCTTTATCGTCATCACGCTGAACCGGCCGGACAAGCTCAATTCCTTCACCAAGGCCATGCACGTGGCGCTTCGCGAAGCCTTTGGCCAAGCCGCAAATGACACGGCTTGCCGCGCCATCGTGCTGACCGGCGCGGGCCGCGGCTTCTGTGCCGGACAAGACCTGCAGGAGCGCAGCTTCGAAAACGGCCCGCCGGATCTCGGGGCCTCGCTTTCGGAAAACTACAATCCGCTCGTGATGGCGATCCGCACGGCCGAAAAGCCCGTGATCTGCGCCGTCAACGGCGTGGCGGCGGGTGCTGGCGCGAATGTGGCGCTTGCCTGCGATATCGTGGTTGCCGCCCGCTCGGCGAAGTTCATCCAGTCCTTCTCGAAGATTGGTCTCGTCCCCGATGCAGGCGGCAGCTGGTTTCTGCCGAAGCTCATCGGCGAGGCCCGCGCCCGTGCGCTCGCCATTCTGGCCGAACCGGTGAGCGCCGAACAGGCCGTGGAATGGGGCATGATCTGGAAGGCGGTGGATGACGCGGAGCTGATGCCGACCGCGGAAGCCATGGCGCGCGACCTCGCCAACCACCCGACCCGCAGCTTCGCGCTGATGAAAAAGGCGTTCTTGGCGTCTTCTGAGAACTCGCTCGAAGACCAGCTTGCGCTGGAAGCAGACTTGCAGCGCGAGGCTGGACGCACGGAGGATTTCCGCGCCGGTGTCGAGGCGTTTCGTGCGGGTACGAAGCCGGTTTTCAGGGGACGCTGA
- a CDS encoding Predicted flavoprotein CzcO associated with the cation diffusion facilitator CzcD: MSNSNPVKRLDLVIVGGGFGGMYAVYKFREMGLNIQAFEAGGGLGGVWYWNRYPGARVDLPSIDYCFSFSEEVQQEWTWSEQFAAQPELLRYINFVAERLDLNKHFQFNTRVVSAVWDEARKLWVVKTDKGETYEATYCVMATGPLSVPKEPDIAGYKKFKGEAYHAARWPHEEVSFAGKRVGVIGTGSTGIQIVQEVGPKAGELFVFQRTPSFTMPMRNQKLEPDYVAEVKRNYKGLREAARNSAVGGLRPQSTRAFFSVTPSQRQALLEDSWKQGGLAMLGTFSDLLYNEEANEHVAEFVRGKIGEVVKDPVTAEKLKPKGYPIFARRPCLDSSYYETYNLPTVHLVDCFEEPIVEITEKGVRTEGREIELDMLIFATGYDGLTGALLAFDVVGRNGQTVNDKWREGSRSYLGLMMEGFPNLFMTTGPNGPAALANIVAISENDVNWIADAIVHMDEHGLSAMEPTKKVEDDWMDLVASLAQRSLLLKAKTWYLGTNVKDKPQGLTLFTGGFHKYRDFCAAATQNGYANFSFEQRDKSAAA, encoded by the coding sequence ATGAGCAATTCGAACCCTGTGAAGCGGCTGGACCTGGTTATTGTCGGCGGCGGCTTTGGCGGCATGTATGCGGTCTACAAGTTTCGCGAGATGGGCCTGAACATCCAGGCCTTCGAGGCCGGTGGCGGGCTGGGCGGCGTGTGGTACTGGAACCGCTATCCCGGCGCGCGCGTCGATCTGCCCAGCATCGACTACTGCTTCTCCTTCTCCGAAGAAGTCCAGCAGGAATGGACATGGTCCGAGCAGTTCGCCGCCCAGCCGGAGCTGCTGCGCTACATCAATTTCGTCGCCGAACGGCTCGATCTCAACAAGCATTTCCAGTTCAACACACGCGTCGTGAGCGCCGTGTGGGACGAGGCGCGCAAGCTCTGGGTGGTCAAGACCGACAAGGGCGAAACCTATGAGGCAACCTATTGCGTGATGGCGACCGGCCCGCTCTCCGTGCCGAAGGAGCCGGACATTGCCGGCTACAAGAAGTTCAAGGGCGAGGCCTATCATGCCGCCCGCTGGCCGCATGAGGAAGTCAGCTTCGCGGGAAAACGCGTCGGCGTCATCGGCACCGGCTCGACCGGCATTCAGATCGTGCAGGAAGTCGGCCCCAAAGCCGGCGAACTCTTCGTCTTCCAGCGCACGCCAAGCTTCACCATGCCCATGCGCAACCAGAAACTTGAGCCCGACTACGTGGCCGAGGTGAAGCGCAACTACAAGGGCCTTCGCGAAGCCGCCCGCAACAGCGCCGTTGGCGGCCTGCGTCCCCAGTCCACCCGCGCCTTCTTCTCCGTCACGCCCAGCCAGCGTCAGGCGCTGCTGGAGGACTCGTGGAAACAGGGCGGCCTTGCCATGCTCGGCACTTTCTCCGACCTCCTCTACAACGAGGAAGCCAACGAACATGTCGCCGAATTCGTGCGCGGCAAGATCGGCGAGGTGGTGAAGGATCCGGTGACGGCGGAAAAGCTGAAGCCCAAGGGCTACCCGATCTTCGCCCGCCGCCCGTGCCTCGATTCGAGCTATTACGAGACCTATAATCTGCCGACCGTGCATCTCGTCGACTGCTTCGAGGAGCCGATCGTCGAGATTACCGAAAAGGGCGTTCGCACGGAGGGCCGCGAGATCGAACTCGACATGCTGATCTTCGCGACCGGCTATGACGGTCTCACCGGCGCCCTGCTCGCCTTCGACGTCGTCGGCCGCAACGGGCAGACCGTGAACGACAAGTGGCGCGAGGGCTCGCGCTCCTATCTCGGCCTGATGATGGAAGGCTTCCCCAACCTCTTCATGACCACCGGCCCGAACGGCCCGGCCGCCCTCGCCAACATCGTGGCGATCAGCGAGAACGACGTGAACTGGATTGCCGACGCCATCGTGCATATGGACGAGCACGGACTTTCCGCGATGGAGCCGACGAAGAAGGTCGAGGACGACTGGATGGACCTCGTCGCCTCGCTTGCCCAGCGCTCTCTGCTGCTCAAGGCCAAGACCTGGTATCTCGGCACCAACGTGAAGGACAAGCCGCAGGGCCTGACGCTCTTCACCGGCGGCTTCCACAAGTACCGCGACTTCTGCGCCGCAGCCACGCAGAATGGCTACGCGAACTTCAGCTTCGAACAGCGCGACAAGTCAGCGGCAGCCTGA
- a CDS encoding CBS domain-containing membrane protein, translating to MSIFQRLNPSLAPTSLRERGRAAGGALLGIALTGLVSTLALGNNGLAAPLLVAPMGASAVLLFAAPASPLAQPWSILGGNVVAALIGVTCALFIPQPLFAAALAVGLAIAAMLVLNCLHPPSGAVALTAVLGGSAVHASGYWFVLTPVALNSILLLALALAYNNLTGHRYPHLPHKAPAVGGGAEKADPIEADIEEVLEEFDEVVDVSPDTMAALFRRTQLAAHERQHHGLLTGEIMSRNLLTVRAEDPLRAAWRLFSIHHVKALPVVDGSGKLVGMISQADFFSNSVLSDDGNLHLGFRRRVLASLSRQPVPRLVGDIMDRRIQATRPEASAFALVMRMVEEGLHTIPVVNQAERLVGVVSQGDLLAALFRADLDMAEAS from the coding sequence ATGTCGATCTTTCAGCGGCTCAATCCCTCGCTTGCCCCGACCAGCCTGCGCGAGCGCGGCCGTGCGGCGGGCGGTGCGCTGCTCGGCATTGCGCTGACCGGGCTCGTCAGCACGTTGGCATTGGGCAATAATGGTCTTGCCGCACCGCTTCTCGTCGCGCCGATGGGCGCCTCGGCCGTGCTGCTCTTTGCCGCGCCCGCGAGCCCGCTCGCCCAGCCCTGGTCGATCCTCGGCGGCAATGTCGTGGCGGCGCTGATCGGCGTCACCTGCGCACTCTTCATCCCGCAGCCGCTGTTTGCCGCGGCTCTTGCCGTCGGTCTGGCAATCGCTGCCATGCTGGTGCTCAATTGCCTGCATCCGCCGAGTGGCGCTGTGGCGCTGACGGCGGTACTGGGCGGCTCGGCCGTTCACGCCAGCGGCTACTGGTTCGTGCTGACGCCGGTGGCGCTCAATTCCATTCTGCTGCTGGCGCTGGCTCTCGCATATAATAACCTCACGGGCCACCGTTACCCGCATCTGCCCCATAAGGCGCCAGCGGTCGGCGGCGGGGCCGAAAAGGCGGACCCGATCGAGGCGGATATCGAAGAGGTGTTGGAAGAATTCGACGAAGTGGTCGATGTCAGTCCCGACACGATGGCCGCGCTCTTTCGTCGGACGCAGTTGGCCGCGCATGAGCGCCAGCATCACGGTCTGCTGACGGGCGAGATCATGTCCCGCAACCTGCTGACCGTGCGCGCTGAAGATCCGTTGCGCGCGGCATGGCGGCTCTTCTCCATCCATCACGTCAAGGCGCTGCCGGTGGTGGATGGTTCCGGCAAGCTCGTCGGCATGATTTCGCAGGCCGACTTCTTCTCGAACTCGGTTCTGTCCGATGATGGCAACCTGCATCTCGGCTTCCGCCGCCGCGTGCTCGCCTCGCTTAGCCGTCAGCCTGTGCCGCGCCTGGTCGGTGACATCATGGATCGTCGCATTCAGGCGACAAGGCCGGAAGCCTCGGCCTTCGCGCTGGTCATGCGCATGGTGGAGGAGGGGCTGCACACGATCCCGGTCGTCAACCAGGCCGAACGTCTTGTCGGTGTGGTCAGCCAGGGTGATCTCCTCGCGGCCCTTTTCCGCGCCGATCTGGATATGGCTGAGGCTTCCTGA
- a CDS encoding 4-hydroxy-2-oxoheptanedioate aldolase, translating into MPAPKNPFKQALKEGRTQIGFWQALTSPTAVEISSKVGFDWLLIDGEHAPNDLPMMIAQLRAMAGSSSHPIIRPPIGETWIIKQLLDVGAQTLLIPMVDSREMAEAMVKAMRYPPEGVRGVGSILARASGYNSIPDYLQTANDEVCLLLQVENRAGIAALDDIAATEGVDGVFIGPADLAADMGYLGQPGHPEVQAVIEDAIARVQKHGKAAGILIGDLALTKRYVELGATFVAIGNDVTLFANAARKLLDDYHKTEPAGATGDMQVY; encoded by the coding sequence ATGCCCGCGCCTAAAAACCCCTTCAAGCAGGCGCTCAAGGAAGGGCGGACGCAGATCGGCTTCTGGCAGGCGCTGACCTCGCCGACCGCAGTCGAAATCTCCTCGAAGGTCGGTTTCGACTGGCTGCTGATCGACGGCGAGCATGCCCCGAACGATCTGCCGATGATGATCGCGCAACTGCGTGCCATGGCGGGCTCGTCCTCACATCCGATCATCCGTCCGCCGATCGGCGAGACCTGGATCATCAAGCAATTGCTCGATGTCGGCGCGCAGACGCTGCTGATCCCCATGGTCGACAGCCGTGAGATGGCGGAGGCCATGGTGAAGGCCATGCGCTATCCGCCGGAAGGCGTGCGTGGCGTCGGCTCGATCCTCGCCCGCGCTTCCGGGTACAACAGCATCCCGGACTATCTGCAGACGGCCAATGACGAAGTCTGCCTTCTCCTGCAGGTGGAAAACCGGGCCGGTATCGCTGCCCTCGACGATATTGCCGCGACGGAGGGCGTCGATGGCGTCTTCATCGGCCCCGCCGATCTTGCCGCCGACATGGGCTATCTCGGCCAGCCGGGGCACCCGGAGGTGCAGGCTGTCATTGAGGACGCGATTGCGCGCGTTCAGAAGCACGGCAAGGCTGCCGGCATCCTGATTGGCGATCTGGCGCTGACCAAACGGTATGTCGAACTCGGCGCGACCTTCGTCGCCATCGGCAATGACGTCACACTCTTCGCCAACGCAGCGCGGAAGCTGTTGGACGACTATCACAAGACTGAGCCCGCGGGGGCGACGGGCGACATGCAGGTTTACTGA
- a CDS encoding 6-phosphofructokinase: MTILAVALNPSVDVSSDATRVLPTRKVRTHNQRRHAGGGGVNVARVIAMLGGRPQLLVMCGGETGALLLDALAGAAIDVTAVRTAEPTRLAFMVYEEETGLEYRFVPDGPAVSSEEIESAMDAVRSFKGDFLVLSGSLPRNAPDYTYARMAAVAASAGVKVVLDTSGKPLQTTLKQAKLFLIKPSLSELETIAGKTLDERGIAETARQIVSEGWAEYVTVTLGRSGALLVGRQINLRLPAIHVPVRSAVGAGDSFLAGLVWRLEQGAPIEEAFRFGLAAGAAAAITPGTELCHRDDVFAIYEGHLGEPVGQPEPPQS, from the coding sequence ATGACAATTCTTGCCGTGGCGCTCAATCCTTCCGTCGATGTGTCCAGTGATGCGACGCGTGTGCTGCCGACGCGCAAGGTGCGCACACACAACCAGCGCCGCCATGCCGGCGGCGGCGGAGTAAATGTGGCCCGTGTCATCGCGATGCTCGGCGGCCGGCCCCAGCTGCTTGTCATGTGTGGCGGCGAGACCGGGGCGCTCCTCCTGGATGCGCTTGCTGGAGCTGCCATTGATGTGACGGCCGTCCGCACGGCGGAGCCGACGAGGCTCGCCTTCATGGTCTACGAGGAAGAGACCGGGCTGGAGTATCGCTTCGTCCCGGATGGGCCGGCAGTGTCCTCCGAAGAAATTGAAAGTGCCATGGATGCCGTACGCAGCTTCAAGGGCGACTTTCTGGTGCTCAGCGGTTCGCTGCCCCGCAATGCGCCGGACTACACCTACGCCCGGATGGCGGCTGTTGCCGCTTCCGCTGGGGTCAAGGTCGTGCTCGATACCTCCGGCAAGCCGCTGCAGACGACGCTGAAACAGGCAAAGCTGTTTCTCATCAAGCCGAGTCTCAGCGAGTTGGAGACCATTGCCGGCAAAACGCTGGATGAACGTGGCATTGCTGAAACGGCGCGACAGATCGTGAGCGAGGGCTGGGCCGAATATGTGACCGTGACGCTCGGCCGCTCCGGTGCCTTGCTGGTCGGGCGCCAGATCAACCTGCGTCTGCCGGCGATCCATGTGCCCGTGCGCTCGGCGGTCGGGGCGGGCGACAGTTTCCTGGCAGGGCTTGTTTGGAGGTTGGAGCAGGGGGCGCCGATTGAGGAGGCCTTCCGGTTCGGTCTCGCCGCCGGCGCTGCCGCGGCCATCACGCCCGGAACCGAGCTTTGCCACCGCGACGATGTATTTGCCATCTATGAGGGACACCTCGGCGAACCCGTGGGACAGCCCGAACCGCCTCAGTCGTGA
- a CDS encoding Phosphoribosyl transferase domain-containing protein, producing MDDAPDTIQPHEFWQEILPAGTLDREPREGFSSFYPARLPDGGELCLPIRPLADGKHALASLIINQASFAVVDRLATLLAARVQDLNPEIVVGLPTLGLTLAAATASKLGHTRYVPLGTSRKFWYREELSVPLSSITSPGHEKRLFIDPRMLPILEGCRVLLIDDVLSSGASILAGLRLMQHANIEPVAIGAAMLQTRRWQAALSAEAPDVVSRVRGVFETPMLRQGEAGGWFATG from the coding sequence ATGGACGATGCCCCAGACACGATTCAGCCGCATGAATTCTGGCAGGAGATCCTGCCTGCGGGGACGCTCGACCGCGAGCCGCGCGAGGGGTTTTCCAGCTTCTATCCCGCAAGGTTGCCGGATGGCGGCGAGTTGTGCCTGCCCATCAGACCGCTCGCCGATGGGAAACACGCGCTGGCATCGCTGATCATCAATCAGGCGAGTTTTGCTGTTGTCGATCGGCTTGCAACGCTTCTGGCCGCGCGCGTGCAGGATCTGAACCCTGAGATCGTGGTCGGCCTGCCCACGCTTGGCCTGACACTGGCGGCGGCCACGGCGTCGAAGCTGGGCCATACGCGCTATGTGCCTCTCGGCACGTCACGCAAGTTCTGGTATCGCGAGGAGCTTTCGGTTCCTCTGTCCTCGATCACAAGTCCCGGCCATGAGAAGCGGCTTTTCATCGATCCGCGCATGCTGCCGATCCTGGAGGGCTGCCGGGTCCTTCTGATCGATGATGTGCTGAGTAGCGGCGCGTCGATACTGGCAGGTTTGCGGCTGATGCAGCACGCGAACATCGAGCCGGTCGCCATTGGTGCGGCGATGTTGCAAACCCGGCGCTGGCAGGCGGCACTCTCTGCCGAGGCGCCGGACGTCGTCAGCCGCGTGCGCGGTGTTTTTGAAACACCGATGCTACGGCAGGGGGAGGCCGGCGGTTGGTTTGCCACCGGCTAG
- a CDS encoding hippurate hydrolase, with amino-acid sequence MDISEQDLRDLINLRHDLHSHPELGFEEERTSGIVANLLEEAGIEVHRGLGGTGVVGTLRVGNGPRSIGLRADMDALAMPEQAERPYKSRIPGKMHACGHDGHTVLLLGAARQLARTKNFSGTVHFIFQPAEEGRGGAKRMIEEGFFDLFPCDAVYGLHNMPGLATDEMAVVSGPQLASSDSWTVTFRGIGTHGAKPHLGRDPVTTAGHFLAALQTIVGRVVDPLQPAVVSACSVQAGNPEALNVIPDIVEIGGTARAYSPVVRDQLETEIGRLAEGAAAMFGMSADYRFLRRIPPVINDADATRRALSAASAACGTKVRTDFPPSTAGDDFSFFSQAVPGAYVWLGNGPAVDGALHHNSAYDFCDAAIPTGVRFWTTLVEQELTP; translated from the coding sequence ATGGACATTTCCGAACAAGATCTGCGGGATCTCATCAATCTGCGCCACGATCTGCACAGTCATCCCGAACTGGGCTTCGAAGAGGAGCGGACAAGCGGCATCGTCGCCAACCTGCTGGAGGAAGCCGGCATCGAGGTTCATCGCGGGCTGGGCGGCACGGGCGTCGTCGGCACGTTGCGGGTCGGAAACGGACCGCGCAGCATCGGATTGCGGGCCGACATGGATGCACTGGCCATGCCTGAGCAGGCAGAACGGCCTTACAAGTCCCGCATTCCCGGCAAGATGCATGCCTGTGGCCATGACGGGCATACCGTGCTGCTTCTGGGCGCTGCGCGACAGCTGGCCCGCACGAAGAACTTCTCCGGCACTGTGCATTTCATCTTCCAGCCGGCGGAGGAAGGACGCGGCGGCGCCAAACGCATGATCGAAGAAGGCTTCTTCGACCTCTTTCCCTGTGATGCGGTTTACGGCCTGCATAACATGCCGGGCTTGGCCACCGACGAAATGGCCGTTGTCTCCGGCCCGCAGCTCGCCTCCTCCGACAGCTGGACCGTCACCTTCCGGGGCATCGGCACCCATGGCGCCAAACCGCATCTCGGCAGGGACCCGGTGACCACTGCGGGCCATTTCCTCGCCGCACTCCAAACCATCGTGGGCCGTGTCGTGGATCCGCTCCAGCCGGCCGTCGTCAGCGCCTGTTCGGTCCAGGCCGGAAACCCGGAGGCGTTGAATGTCATTCCCGACATCGTCGAGATCGGCGGTACGGCGCGCGCCTACTCGCCCGTCGTGCGCGACCAGTTGGAGACCGAAATCGGACGGCTGGCAGAAGGTGCCGCCGCCATGTTCGGCATGTCCGCAGATTATCGGTTCCTGCGCCGCATTCCGCCGGTGATCAACGATGCTGACGCCACGCGACGTGCCCTTTCGGCCGCTTCCGCCGCCTGCGGGACAAAGGTGCGGACCGATTTTCCGCCTTCAACGGCCGGCGACGACTTCTCCTTCTTCTCGCAAGCCGTTCCAGGCGCCTATGTCTGGCTTGGCAACGGTCCCGCCGTCGATGGTGCTCTGCATCACAACAGCGCCTATGATTTCTGTGATGCCGCCATTCCAACAGGTGTTCGATTTTGGACAACACTCGTGGAACAGGAATTGACCCCGTAG
- a CDS encoding putative spermidine/putrescine transport system substrate-binding protein → MIISTIRRLSAATLLLAGLSAPAFAADTLTISWWGYNGDKLNANIIEPFKKICGCDIAFETGNNADRLNKLKARGGKGVDVIFLTDSYSQIGIQEGLFQKIDPKTIPNVKELYDLAQDPQGGYGPAYTVGRIGIVYDSAKVKTPITSWNDLWREDLKSTVSLPGITTTAGPLVVLRAAAHAGVDAYKDTDKAFEAVAALKPNVVKNYNTGSELVNLISTGEVTVSIAQDFTLGSIKKAVPTMTWATLSDGDIATLNTVNIPTGSEHPELAQKFINFLLSKDVQQIEAEQAVDAPVNKGVTLTPEQAKIWTYGADAIGKLNRVAYDKLNAVKTDWIDRWNEIFGM, encoded by the coding sequence ATGATCATCTCAACCATCCGCCGCCTTTCTGCCGCCACGCTTCTGCTGGCCGGCCTTTCCGCCCCTGCCTTTGCAGCCGACACGCTGACGATTTCCTGGTGGGGCTATAATGGCGACAAGCTAAACGCCAATATCATCGAGCCGTTCAAGAAAATCTGCGGCTGCGACATCGCCTTCGAAACCGGCAACAACGCCGACCGCCTCAACAAGCTGAAGGCCCGCGGCGGCAAGGGCGTCGACGTCATCTTCCTGACCGACAGCTATTCGCAGATCGGCATTCAGGAGGGCCTGTTCCAGAAAATCGATCCGAAGACGATCCCGAACGTCAAGGAACTCTACGATCTCGCGCAGGATCCGCAGGGTGGTTACGGTCCTGCCTATACTGTTGGCCGCATCGGCATCGTCTATGACTCTGCCAAGGTGAAGACACCGATCACGTCCTGGAACGACCTGTGGCGAGAAGACCTGAAGAGTACGGTGTCGCTGCCGGGTATTACGACGACCGCCGGACCGCTCGTCGTTCTGCGCGCCGCCGCGCATGCCGGCGTCGATGCCTACAAGGACACCGACAAGGCGTTCGAGGCCGTTGCCGCGCTGAAACCGAACGTGGTCAAGAACTACAACACCGGCTCGGAACTGGTAAACCTGATCTCGACCGGCGAAGTCACCGTCTCGATCGCACAGGACTTCACGCTCGGCTCGATCAAGAAGGCCGTGCCGACCATGACCTGGGCGACTCTTTCCGATGGCGATATCGCAACGCTGAACACCGTCAACATCCCGACCGGTTCGGAGCATCCGGAACTGGCGCAGAAGTTCATCAACTTCCTGCTTTCGAAGGATGTCCAGCAGATCGAAGCTGAACAGGCCGTGGACGCGCCGGTCAACAAGGGCGTGACGCTGACGCCGGAACAGGCCAAGATCTGGACCTATGGCGCGGACGCGATCGGCAAGCTCAACCGTGTCGCCTATGACAAGCTGAACGCGGTCAAGACCGACTGGATCGATCGCTGGAACGAAATTTTCGGCATGTAA
- a CDS encoding putative spermidine/putrescine transport system permease protein has translation MNAMRKWNLSLPAALAVVVLLVVPVLATFTTTFTQPQGAFSPYLAFFNSGFRRTVLWRTVEVAIITTILSLAIGFLTAYVISKVPGKAKSVMIIAAVFPLLTGVVVRSFAWMIILGKNGILNDFLIWTGIINAPLAMLYTEGSVIVAMVYLFVPLMILTLVGVLDNIPKDVIEASISLGASPASTFRQVILPLSVPGLIVGAVLVFTGSFTSYATPQLLGGERQMMMGTFLYQRAMVTFDWVGASTVAAIMVVVTIAIVLVMGRIARKLNPMAV, from the coding sequence ATGAATGCAATGCGAAAATGGAATCTGTCGCTCCCGGCGGCCCTGGCAGTCGTTGTACTGCTGGTCGTGCCGGTGCTGGCAACCTTCACGACGACATTCACCCAGCCGCAGGGCGCATTCTCGCCCTATCTCGCCTTCTTCAACAGCGGGTTTCGGCGCACGGTGCTCTGGCGGACCGTCGAGGTTGCGATCATCACCACGATCCTGTCGCTCGCCATCGGCTTTCTGACGGCCTATGTCATCTCCAAGGTGCCGGGCAAGGCGAAGAGCGTGATGATCATCGCCGCGGTCTTTCCGCTGCTGACCGGCGTCGTCGTGCGCTCCTTCGCGTGGATGATCATTCTCGGCAAGAACGGGATTCTCAACGACTTCCTGATCTGGACGGGGATCATCAACGCGCCGCTGGCCATGCTCTACACTGAAGGCTCGGTGATCGTCGCCATGGTCTATCTTTTCGTGCCGCTGATGATCCTGACGCTGGTCGGCGTGCTCGACAACATCCCGAAGGATGTCATCGAGGCGTCGATTTCGCTCGGCGCATCACCCGCCTCCACCTTCCGGCAGGTCATCCTGCCGCTTTCGGTGCCCGGCCTCATCGTCGGCGCGGTACTCGTTTTCACCGGCAGCTTCACCTCCTACGCCACGCCGCAGCTTCTCGGCGGCGAAAGGCAGATGATGATGGGCACATTCCTCTATCAGCGCGCCATGGTGACCTTCGACTGGGTCGGCGCCTCGACTGTTGCGGCTATCATGGTCGTCGTCACCATCGCCATCGTGCTCGTCATGGGCCGCATTGCCCGCAAGCTCAACCCGATGGCGGTGTAA
- a CDS encoding putative spermidine/putrescine transport system permease protein — protein MTDRIHPLLAIFAGLVFIFLVGPLVIMIGASLSDTNFLTFPPRGLTLHWFTHIFEVTAFKTTAITSLELAFAGTFLSLLFGIPAAYALNRFRVELPSWLSTVYVLPILVPEIVFGFSLMKSVTIDSGFPVWLTLLIGHALLVLPYSVRVVSASLAAFDFSIEEAAISLGSPPLKTFLTIVLPNIRAGVIAAFILAFITSINDVSVSLFLTGPGISTLPIQILAYMEQFFDPTMAAVSVLLMLLTVGVMAIVEATLGLTFLTK, from the coding sequence ATGACCGACCGTATTCACCCGCTGCTCGCCATCTTCGCCGGCCTTGTGTTCATCTTCCTCGTCGGCCCGCTGGTCATCATGATCGGCGCGTCGCTTTCGGACACGAATTTCCTCACCTTCCCGCCGCGCGGCCTGACGCTGCACTGGTTCACCCATATCTTCGAGGTGACCGCCTTCAAGACGACGGCGATCACCAGTCTGGAGCTCGCCTTTGCCGGCACGTTCCTGTCGCTCCTCTTCGGCATTCCGGCGGCTTACGCGCTCAACCGCTTCCGCGTCGAACTGCCCTCCTGGCTCTCGACCGTCTATGTCCTGCCTATCCTCGTCCCGGAAATCGTCTTCGGTTTCTCGCTGATGAAATCGGTGACGATCGACAGCGGTTTTCCGGTCTGGCTGACGCTGTTGATCGGCCATGCGCTGCTGGTCCTGCCCTATAGCGTGCGCGTGGTCAGCGCGAGCCTCGCCGCCTTCGATTTCTCGATCGAGGAGGCCGCGATCAGCCTCGGCTCGCCGCCGCTCAAAACCTTCCTCACCATCGTCCTGCCCAATATCCGCGCCGGCGTGATTGCTGCCTTTATCCTGGCCTTCATCACCTCGATCAACGATGTGTCCGTTTCGCTCTTCCTGACCGGGCCGGGCATCTCGACGCTGCCCATCCAGATCCTGGCCTATATGGAGCAGTTCTTCGATCCCACCATGGCCGCCGTCTCCGTGCTTCTCATGCTGCTGACTGTCGGCGTGATGGCGATTGTCGAGGCGACGCTGGGCCTCACCTTCCTGACGAAATAG